Proteins from a genomic interval of Treponema succinifaciens DSM 2489:
- a CDS encoding MuF-C-terminal domain-containing protein → MADIHFEIFDNADFGNKNLRFSEAPAQEQRDFLKQNGYGFTTRYGGVWYPRTQEAKDRNSDFVKEFAEKFYSENKKNFQSNQIEQLAESALENGSIEIKASIDNRIAYLENLIAELKEERKRDQEKISRLEAALENQTEENIAELEMRQEQTELDDEAEWEKENTLTESEERAYLEKQSEINIPAETMELTSEMLDSLHEAAEKESLADEPQAEKEILHSSEKQSDDDLTVSPKELAIAKSVLPTVQYVSTLKFAQGEEREFFVHKIKEIAAAVENAPKINETDGLEEHRIVLRYFHPSGTQSFVTEIGNDGDAFGFQCLNDDWENAEWGYLNIDELKNILGMEVDFHVSAGMTVEKFIQKEKSEYENLIEAENGQMMNPDEFHKWNEEQKMQYSQENDEREAEKADEDFETTKRLDEIVSEIKNSDFTLESKYENSLHSVALKNKDGTEIFSARENDSIVIPVEHTIAAWANDEASEKAKSLADEFFNLVCEDGIRGGDYVNAVFKNESPVYEEDFESDLLESNISYTAENYYQVNDRFAIEIVPAENSLSSETIGDDWTVRFYDINGTEKFGEKGQFITSYYASTILEHRKGTGLSMQGDVPAWTLDAETMDYVHDITFMWVDRHSSVQQKEERENVRSNLQSQDISAPRTKSDLRKLREQCREILKKPDSEITEDDKKILAQYEGGGGLNEDERTNSEVLNAFYTPDNLIEKVWELVDAYAPDAKTVLEPSAGVGKFANNRPDNKFTMHELDETSARINKILHPEADVIQGAFQKQFLDDGERFLKIGYEQSKHDVVIGNPPYGKYNDKYKGLGEGREFDRYEEYFIARGLDALKDEKSVLAFVVPSGFLSTADDRQKKVIASKGEILDAYRLPEGTFSTTEVGTDILIMRKKENLDDRENISSELLSDGEWFKNHPEKILGEVKTRTNRFGKKEEYVAVHEGLSVQDELNKIDSFVDEIKKANQTEKKEAEKSFETQLDEYNRKYWGPVGPGDTRYDISPVTDERLSEIKTLSKELSEYFENGVRPENDRFVIGKTPRVLQETGSEYTDVTVSVSVVKKAVETHGLSEKEILNALTRLATPILVFDSDKNATENKVESKLVLTDVFKDENPVALAVNVNDSVQKQENGHRKQIEVQNIRSIHDRTVVAKNGVDLIRKWTDDGLCRYVDDKKITDWSTVARVYFPIEVLQSDKSNILTRTSLVNSVFSEQMLSPLNENEKLEPEKQNSTSPKDRKERLNIVKSKGEVMSAEEFSHLYGRNFDEREFPIWKATDWQGNIDLSKLSGYDVQYLSESGKYVEKNFGEWTHKELFTSGDIYAKIQEQRELYVKSDGNRIFADNIKLLESAMKSPLEIEKIHFGVKTALAETFTVEHIDAEGNKVNLNLQESFILWAQNAKLADRKWRGDIDFATANISREELGEELTFYDIVNYIDGKPVKAEAVRGWRTYDMSEEEKAAEKAERRKEADLKRQARSDTANRLFDRYLHEGLSESDKKRLSAEYNRRFNSYIAPDYSKLPLFVDGMSAYKGDSKFKLYDQQIKGISFLCNKGNGILAYDVGVGKTAAGIVATVNQIQTGRSSRPLIVVPNQVYSKWYTDIRQLFPNIKVNDLYNFGKDSVEKYIDSENLHRLNIPENSISLCTYEALKNITFTDESCENELYEDFASLLSADMDGSARDNAESSDKIKGIIGSASHVKDESYFFYEDCGFDNLTVDEAHNFKNLWVVPRPKKKGESNEYAGIPSGKPSARALKMYGMTQLTQRHNDDRNVFMLTATPFTNSPTEVYSMLSYVGRERLKQAGITSLRAFFDEFAQTKQELGVTSTGNIDTKQVMKSWKELSALQNILTEFIDKVDGEEAGIIRPNKFTHVKPLDMSDLQKEMREIDEERMAEVKEGNSAAVIVAMNNMRLSCVAPALANPAMYPGIELPPLSKLVETSPKLKFVCDAIIDMYKGNPEKGQFMYVPLGKESHGIIKDYLVAHGIPKNAVEIINGEVNNTPEKKEKITSCFNDEKNPCKIIIGGKNTSEGIDLNGNSFVMYNCSLGWNPSETIQAEGRIWRQGNLQGNVHIVYPVMNDSIDSVLYQKHDEKRSRINELWNYKGDSLNVEDINPEDLKLDLIKDPHKKAKLILQEETKEARAELSRLNLKIKSFDEIIEKRKQLELDFSDAKETVDYQKKQIESYKGSGLEVPEWIKSELKDCNKKFVKAEAGLEKVNEKLSSLKITDSEKEAEYIHNLNSQKHACEEKINNIEKTLSQILKKLEIERMEQKLIEYPVEKQREILEADILNNLRPMKEVEYEIKTMRHEAMLSEKLKAGEITESEFRLYKNAGYEKYEKWLNGEIESLEEKSVKNEAANENSFIKNENDIEKIIVYYGGHWADERGEKGKGWKYQEKSFDNPKDALDFYRTAKIPKDVGAANKNGFRFNFMNPEERLLKMISEQDKTVSVKNENVSENAAVEKPEQKDLKKAAEKAEPAKQPEQNMDSLYSDSGSLFFGFDDSDILSVHSLENEYRKTLPYDDFSITERQLTESELKRDEIIFPVLNGKESGMYKAFKVFAEHGVFDVQGKTVEVDDFGRISGTGWNQLQSAMEIYRNKQFETFRYVLIGRENGEIKDQLAVKSYSPNRCAVSTPDLQTIKQVITRAEELDCMVAAVHNHPSGNTVESSFDTELTESLKRNLTNGNGLCRFAGHIILDHDTFNLYTPENGWKMKLNSNAYGNSEDKLLNRNFAFLEDSVDYTWQLENVAKKINDKNNWNDNFIPVVFADSLNHVSGIKLYDKSFFDNEPQKIRNELQFSGLEANSVKAFPVITKNFSETMSAVDELLFEDKLKNLVEHSAFIDAALPESTVTEKFNILPGRQYFDVHGAKLKNPDIEATWQTRINPALFSEPEQKTMRKKEVAFER, encoded by the coding sequence ATGGCAGACATACATTTTGAAATTTTTGACAATGCTGATTTCGGAAACAAGAACCTCCGTTTTTCAGAAGCTCCGGCACAGGAACAGAGAGATTTCCTGAAGCAGAACGGATACGGCTTTACAACAAGATACGGTGGCGTATGGTATCCGCGCACACAGGAAGCGAAAGACAGAAACTCGGACTTTGTGAAAGAATTTGCGGAAAAGTTTTATTCTGAAAACAAAAAAAACTTCCAGTCTAATCAGATTGAGCAGCTTGCGGAATCAGCACTGGAAAACGGCTCAATTGAAATCAAGGCTTCGATTGATAACAGAATCGCATATCTTGAAAATCTTATTGCTGAGCTGAAAGAGGAAAGAAAGCGCGACCAGGAAAAAATCTCACGTCTTGAGGCTGCCCTTGAAAATCAAACTGAGGAAAATATAGCAGAACTTGAAATGCGACAGGAACAAACAGAGCTTGATGACGAGGCTGAATGGGAAAAAGAAAACACTCTCACCGAATCGGAAGAAAGGGCGTATCTTGAAAAGCAGTCTGAAATCAATATTCCTGCGGAGACAATGGAACTCACTTCTGAAATGCTGGATTCCCTGCATGAAGCTGCGGAAAAAGAATCGCTGGCAGATGAGCCGCAGGCTGAAAAAGAAATTCTGCATAGTTCAGAAAAGCAATCTGATGACGACCTGACAGTTTCTCCTAAGGAACTTGCCATTGCAAAGTCCGTGCTTCCGACGGTTCAGTATGTCTCTACGTTGAAATTCGCGCAGGGCGAGGAGCGTGAATTCTTTGTACACAAGATTAAGGAAATTGCGGCCGCTGTAGAGAACGCTCCAAAAATCAATGAGACGGACGGTCTTGAAGAGCACAGAATCGTTCTCCGTTATTTTCATCCGAGCGGAACTCAGTCATTTGTTACAGAAATAGGAAATGACGGAGACGCGTTCGGCTTCCAGTGTCTTAACGATGACTGGGAAAACGCAGAGTGGGGCTATCTCAATATTGACGAGCTGAAAAACATCCTGGGAATGGAAGTTGACTTTCATGTTTCGGCTGGAATGACTGTCGAAAAGTTCATCCAGAAGGAAAAATCCGAGTATGAAAATCTGATTGAAGCCGAAAACGGTCAGATGATGAATCCTGATGAATTCCATAAATGGAATGAAGAGCAGAAAATGCAGTATTCCCAGGAAAATGACGAGCGCGAGGCGGAAAAAGCGGACGAGGATTTTGAGACAACAAAAAGGCTTGATGAGATTGTCTCTGAAATAAAGAATTCAGATTTCACGCTTGAATCAAAATATGAAAACAGTCTTCACTCAGTTGCTCTCAAGAACAAGGACGGAACTGAAATTTTCAGCGCAAGGGAAAACGACAGCATTGTGATTCCAGTGGAGCATACAATCGCTGCCTGGGCAAACGACGAGGCTTCTGAAAAAGCGAAAAGCCTTGCCGATGAATTTTTCAATCTGGTCTGCGAGGACGGAATCCGCGGCGGCGACTATGTAAACGCGGTTTTCAAAAATGAATCTCCAGTGTATGAAGAGGATTTTGAGTCCGACCTGCTAGAAAGTAACATTTCATATACGGCTGAAAATTATTATCAGGTGAACGACCGTTTTGCGATTGAGATTGTTCCGGCGGAAAATTCGCTTTCATCAGAAACAATTGGCGATGACTGGACTGTAAGATTTTACGACATAAATGGCACTGAAAAATTCGGCGAGAAAGGGCAGTTCATCACAAGCTATTACGCAAGCACTATTCTTGAGCATAGAAAAGGAACTGGCCTTTCCATGCAGGGAGATGTTCCGGCCTGGACTTTAGATGCGGAGACTATGGACTATGTCCACGACATAACATTCATGTGGGTGGACAGGCATTCCTCTGTTCAGCAGAAAGAAGAAAGAGAAAACGTAAGAAGCAATCTTCAATCCCAAGACATCTCCGCTCCAAGAACAAAATCTGATTTAAGAAAACTCCGCGAGCAGTGCCGGGAAATTCTCAAAAAGCCTGATTCAGAAATCACAGAAGATGACAAGAAGATTCTTGCCCAGTATGAGGGCGGAGGCGGACTTAATGAGGACGAACGCACAAATTCTGAAGTTCTGAACGCTTTCTACACGCCGGACAATCTCATTGAGAAAGTTTGGGAACTTGTGGACGCTTACGCACCGGACGCAAAGACTGTCCTTGAGCCGTCCGCAGGTGTCGGCAAGTTTGCGAATAACCGTCCGGATAATAAATTCACAATGCACGAGCTTGACGAGACTTCCGCCAGAATCAACAAAATTCTTCACCCGGAAGCGGATGTGATTCAGGGAGCTTTTCAGAAGCAATTCCTTGATGACGGTGAGCGTTTCCTTAAAATCGGGTACGAGCAGTCCAAACATGATGTTGTAATCGGAAATCCGCCTTATGGAAAATACAACGACAAGTACAAGGGCTTGGGCGAGGGAAGAGAATTTGACCGCTACGAGGAATATTTTATTGCAAGGGGACTGGACGCTCTCAAAGATGAGAAGTCGGTTCTTGCGTTTGTCGTTCCAAGCGGATTTTTGAGCACAGCCGATGACAGGCAGAAGAAAGTCATCGCCTCGAAAGGAGAAATTTTAGATGCATACAGACTGCCGGAGGGAACATTTTCCACAACGGAAGTAGGAACTGACATTCTTATCATGCGGAAAAAAGAAAACCTTGATGACAGAGAAAATATCTCCAGCGAGCTTCTGTCAGACGGAGAATGGTTCAAGAATCACCCTGAAAAAATCTTGGGCGAGGTGAAAACACGCACAAACCGGTTCGGAAAGAAAGAGGAATATGTCGCAGTCCATGAAGGTCTTTCCGTTCAGGATGAGCTGAACAAGATTGACAGCTTTGTTGATGAAATAAAAAAGGCCAATCAGACTGAAAAAAAAGAGGCAGAAAAATCTTTTGAAACGCAGCTTGATGAATACAACAGAAAATACTGGGGACCAGTCGGACCGGGGGACACAAGATATGACATTTCGCCTGTTACTGATGAAAGGCTTTCTGAAATAAAAACTCTCAGCAAGGAGCTTTCAGAGTATTTTGAAAACGGAGTCCGCCCAGAAAACGACCGCTTTGTTATAGGAAAAACGCCTCGTGTTCTGCAGGAAACAGGAAGCGAATATACAGATGTTACAGTCTCTGTTTCTGTTGTAAAAAAGGCAGTTGAAACACACGGACTATCAGAAAAAGAAATCCTAAATGCCCTGACAAGGCTTGCAACTCCGATACTTGTCTTTGATTCAGATAAAAATGCGACAGAAAACAAGGTGGAATCAAAACTTGTTCTTACAGATGTGTTCAAAGATGAAAATCCGGTTGCGCTTGCGGTAAATGTGAATGATTCAGTTCAAAAGCAGGAAAATGGACATCGAAAGCAGATAGAAGTTCAGAATATCCGTTCTATTCATGACAGGACAGTTGTTGCTAAAAATGGCGTTGATTTGATTCGTAAATGGACTGATGACGGACTTTGCAGATATGTGGACGACAAAAAAATAACCGACTGGAGTACAGTCGCAAGGGTATACTTCCCTATTGAGGTTCTCCAATCGGATAAGTCAAATATACTCACAAGAACATCTCTTGTCAACAGTGTTTTCTCAGAGCAAATGCTTTCTCCGCTCAACGAAAACGAAAAACTAGAGCCTGAAAAACAAAACTCCACATCTCCAAAAGACAGAAAAGAAAGACTGAACATCGTAAAGTCAAAAGGCGAAGTCATGTCTGCTGAGGAATTCTCACATCTTTACGGACGCAACTTTGACGAACGGGAATTTCCAATATGGAAGGCGACGGACTGGCAGGGCAATATCGACCTCTCAAAACTTTCCGGCTATGACGTACAGTATCTTTCTGAAAGCGGAAAATATGTTGAAAAGAACTTCGGCGAATGGACTCACAAGGAGCTTTTCACAAGCGGCGATATTTATGCAAAGATACAGGAGCAAAGAGAACTTTATGTGAAATCTGATGGAAACAGGATTTTTGCGGACAACATAAAGCTGTTGGAATCTGCAATGAAATCTCCGCTTGAAATTGAGAAGATTCATTTCGGCGTGAAAACCGCGCTTGCAGAAACTTTTACGGTTGAGCATATCGACGCGGAAGGAAACAAGGTCAATCTTAATCTTCAGGAATCTTTCATTCTTTGGGCGCAGAACGCGAAACTTGCAGACCGGAAATGGCGCGGCGACATCGACTTTGCGACAGCGAACATCTCACGAGAGGAGCTTGGCGAGGAACTCACTTTCTATGACATCGTGAACTATATCGACGGAAAGCCTGTAAAAGCCGAGGCAGTGAGGGGCTGGCGCACTTATGACATGAGCGAAGAGGAGAAGGCTGCGGAAAAAGCGGAGCGAAGAAAAGAAGCCGACCTTAAACGCCAGGCACGCAGCGACACTGCAAACCGCCTGTTTGACCGCTATCTCCATGAAGGACTTTCAGAATCTGACAAGAAAAGACTTTCCGCTGAATACAACCGGCGGTTCAACTCCTATATAGCGCCTGACTATTCAAAACTGCCTCTTTTTGTTGACGGAATGAGCGCATACAAGGGCGACTCGAAATTCAAGCTGTACGACCAGCAGATAAAAGGAATTTCATTTTTGTGCAACAAGGGAAACGGAATCCTTGCTTATGATGTAGGAGTTGGAAAAACCGCCGCAGGAATTGTCGCGACAGTGAACCAGATTCAGACAGGAAGAAGCAGCCGGCCGCTTATCGTTGTTCCGAACCAAGTCTATTCAAAATGGTACACGGATATAAGACAGCTTTTCCCGAATATAAAAGTGAACGACCTCTATAATTTTGGAAAAGATTCCGTTGAAAAATATATTGATTCTGAAAATCTCCACAGATTGAATATTCCAGAGAACTCTATTTCGCTTTGCACTTACGAAGCCCTGAAAAATATCACCTTTACAGACGAATCTTGTGAAAATGAACTTTACGAGGATTTTGCAAGCCTTCTGAGCGCAGATATGGATGGAAGTGCAAGGGATAATGCGGAAAGCTCCGACAAAATCAAGGGGATAATCGGTTCTGCAAGCCATGTTAAGGACGAGAGCTATTTCTTCTATGAGGACTGCGGATTTGACAATCTTACAGTGGATGAGGCGCACAACTTCAAGAATCTGTGGGTTGTTCCACGTCCGAAGAAAAAAGGCGAGTCAAATGAGTATGCAGGAATTCCGAGCGGAAAGCCGTCCGCACGTGCTCTAAAAATGTATGGAATGACGCAGCTTACCCAAAGGCACAATGACGACAGAAACGTTTTCATGCTTACGGCAACTCCGTTCACAAACAGTCCGACGGAAGTCTACTCAATGCTTTCGTATGTAGGGCGCGAGCGCCTGAAGCAGGCTGGAATCACTTCGTTGCGAGCGTTCTTCGATGAATTTGCACAGACAAAGCAGGAGCTTGGCGTAACCTCGACAGGAAATATCGACACAAAGCAGGTTATGAAAAGTTGGAAGGAGCTTTCCGCACTGCAGAACATTCTTACGGAATTCATTGACAAGGTTGACGGAGAGGAGGCTGGAATTATTCGCCCGAACAAGTTCACCCATGTCAAGCCGCTTGATATGTCGGACTTGCAGAAGGAAATGCGCGAGATTGACGAGGAGCGCATGGCGGAAGTCAAGGAAGGCAACAGCGCGGCTGTTATTGTCGCAATGAACAATATGCGTCTTTCGTGCGTTGCTCCGGCTCTTGCAAATCCTGCCATGTATCCAGGCATTGAGCTTCCTCCGCTTTCAAAGCTTGTCGAAACTTCTCCGAAGCTGAAATTTGTATGCGACGCGATAATCGATATGTACAAGGGCAATCCTGAAAAAGGGCAGTTCATGTATGTTCCGCTTGGAAAAGAAAGCCACGGAATAATAAAGGACTATCTTGTCGCACACGGAATTCCAAAGAATGCTGTAGAAATCATAAACGGCGAAGTGAACAATACTCCTGAAAAGAAAGAAAAAATCACTTCATGCTTCAATGACGAGAAGAATCCTTGCAAAATCATTATCGGCGGAAAAAACACTTCCGAAGGAATCGACCTGAATGGAAACAGCTTTGTCATGTACAACTGCTCTTTGGGCTGGAATCCGAGCGAGACAATTCAGGCGGAAGGAAGAATCTGGAGGCAGGGAAATCTTCAGGGAAATGTCCACATTGTCTACCCGGTAATGAACGATTCAATCGATTCAGTCCTTTATCAGAAGCACGATGAGAAACGAAGCCGAATAAACGAACTTTGGAACTACAAGGGCGATTCTCTCAATGTCGAGGATATAAATCCGGAAGACTTGAAGCTTGACCTTATAAAAGATCCGCATAAAAAAGCAAAACTTATTTTACAGGAAGAGACAAAGGAGGCTCGCGCGGAACTTTCAAGGCTGAACCTCAAAATAAAGTCGTTTGATGAGATTATTGAAAAGCGCAAGCAGCTTGAGCTTGATTTTTCGGATGCGAAGGAAACTGTTGACTATCAGAAGAAGCAGATTGAATCCTACAAAGGAAGCGGTCTTGAAGTTCCTGAATGGATAAAGTCAGAGCTAAAAGACTGCAACAAGAAATTCGTAAAGGCAGAAGCAGGTCTTGAAAAAGTCAATGAAAAACTTTCTTCCCTTAAGATTACAGACTCCGAAAAAGAAGCGGAATACATCCACAATTTGAACAGTCAGAAGCACGCCTGCGAGGAAAAAATCAATAATATTGAAAAAACTTTGTCGCAGATTCTCAAAAAACTTGAGATAGAAAGAATGGAACAGAAGCTCATCGAATATCCTGTTGAAAAACAGCGTGAAATTCTTGAAGCCGACATTCTAAACAATCTCCGCCCTATGAAGGAAGTCGAGTATGAGATTAAGACAATGCGGCACGAGGCTATGCTTTCTGAAAAACTTAAAGCCGGTGAAATCACGGAGAGCGAATTCAGGCTTTACAAAAATGCCGGGTATGAAAAATACGAGAAATGGCTGAACGGAGAGATTGAATCTCTGGAAGAAAAGTCCGTGAAAAATGAAGCCGCCAATGAAAACTCTTTTATTAAAAATGAAAACGATATTGAAAAAATCATTGTCTATTACGGCGGACACTGGGCGGACGAGCGCGGCGAAAAAGGCAAAGGCTGGAAGTACCAGGAGAAATCATTTGACAATCCGAAAGACGCACTGGATTTCTATAGGACTGCGAAAATTCCAAAAGATGTTGGAGCAGCAAATAAAAACGGCTTCCGCTTCAATTTTATGAATCCGGAAGAGCGGCTTCTAAAGATGATTTCAGAACAGGACAAGACTGTGTCTGTTAAAAACGAAAATGTCTCAGAAAATGCAGCTGTTGAAAAGCCAGAGCAGAAAGACTTGAAAAAAGCTGCTGAAAAAGCAGAGCCTGCAAAACAGCCTGAACAGAATATGGATTCTCTTTATTCAGATTCAGGAAGCCTTTTCTTTGGATTTGATGATTCTGACATTTTGTCTGTTCATTCACTGGAAAACGAATACAGAAAAACGCTTCCGTATGACGATTTCTCAATAACAGAACGCCAGCTCACAGAATCAGAACTGAAGCGCGACGAGATTATATTTCCTGTTCTGAACGGAAAAGAGTCAGGAATGTACAAGGCATTCAAGGTTTTTGCCGAGCACGGTGTTTTTGATGTTCAGGGAAAAACTGTTGAGGTTGACGATTTCGGCAGAATTTCCGGGACAGGATGGAATCAGCTTCAGTCAGCGATGGAAATCTACAGAAACAAGCAGTTCGAGACATTCCGCTATGTTCTGATTGGACGTGAGAACGGCGAGATAAAAGATCAGCTTGCGGTAAAGTCGTATTCTCCAAACCGCTGCGCAGTTTCCACTCCTGACTTGCAGACAATAAAGCAGGTTATAACACGCGCGGAGGAACTTGACTGCATGGTTGCGGCTGTTCACAACCATCCGAGCGGAAACACGGTTGAAAGCTCTTTTGATACGGAATTGACAGAATCCTTGAAGAGAAATCTCACAAATGGAAACGGATTGTGCCGTTTTGCAGGACACATAATTCTCGACCACGACACGTTCAATCTCTACACGCCGGAAAACGGCTGGAAGATGAAGCTGAATTCAAATGCCTATGGAAATTCAGAGGATAAGCTGCTCAACAGGAATTTTGCATTCTTAGAGGATTCTGTTGACTATACCTGGCAACTTGAAAATGTCGCGAAGAAGATAAACGACAAGAACAACTGGAATGACAATTTTATTCCTGTTGTATTTGCTGATTCATTGAACCATGTTTCAGGAATCAAACTGTACGACAAGTCATTTTTTGACAACGAGCCGCAGAAAATCAGGAACGAGCTTCAGTTCTCTGGTCTTGAGGCGAATTCTGTAAAGGCTTTTCCAGTCATTACAAAGAACTTCTCTGAAACAATGTCCGCTGTTGACGAACTTCTGTTCGAGGACAAACTGAAAAATCTTGTTGAGCACAGCGCATTCATCGACGCAGCCTTGCCGGAATCAACTGTTACGGAGAAATTCAATATTCTTCCCGGAAGACAATACTTTGATGTCCACGGAGCGAAATTGAAAAATCCAGACATCGAGGCGACCTGGCAGACAAGAATAAATCCCGCGCTTTTCAGCGAGCCGGAACAGAAAACAATGCGGAAAAAAGAAGTCGCATTTGAAAGATAA
- a CDS encoding ArdC-like ssDNA-binding domain-containing protein: protein MSDAITLNPSKNEWFGSLVPRHTAKLISQGIEDNSLPLLPNKDGKIEIKPIYNANNGFILNAKDLVPAQITRQKAGYESNIVATKNSIDKAGTRVKSGEKGLFYNFKNKEGEFRHSQYFFAEQLEQPERLAESAKIRQPNKLQNETLKIDSAENYLPMYIAACKSGASVEVSPEVAEQFKQNISAVCKNELAKTPEEKTPGLPSLNEFLYNADVKANEIVKSVEKENGLAPQQKKDERKIDRSESMTY from the coding sequence ATGTCAGACGCCATCACTTTAAATCCTTCAAAAAACGAGTGGTTCGGTTCTCTTGTTCCGAGGCACACAGCAAAGCTCATCTCTCAGGGAATCGAGGACAATTCCCTGCCGCTTCTTCCGAACAAGGACGGAAAAATTGAAATCAAGCCGATTTACAACGCGAACAACGGCTTTATTCTGAATGCGAAAGACCTTGTTCCGGCTCAGATTACAAGACAGAAAGCCGGTTATGAAAGCAACATTGTCGCGACAAAAAATTCAATCGACAAGGCCGGGACACGCGTGAAGTCAGGTGAGAAGGGGCTTTTCTACAACTTCAAGAACAAGGAAGGAGAATTCCGCCATTCGCAGTATTTCTTTGCTGAGCAGCTTGAACAGCCCGAACGCCTTGCTGAAAGCGCGAAAATCCGTCAGCCGAACAAGCTTCAAAATGAGACCCTGAAAATTGACTCCGCAGAAAATTATCTTCCGATGTACATTGCCGCCTGCAAGAGCGGAGCGAGCGTTGAGGTTTCGCCTGAAGTTGCGGAGCAGTTCAAGCAGAACATTTCGGCTGTGTGCAAGAACGAGCTTGCAAAGACGCCGGAAGAAAAAACTCCTGGCTTGCCGTCTCTGAATGAATTTCTCTACAACGCTGATGTAAAGGCGAACGAGATTGTGAAGTCCGTTGAAAAGGAAAATGGGCTTGCTCCCCAGCAGAAAAAAGACGAGCGGAAAATTGACCGCAGCGAGTCTATGACCTATTAG
- a CDS encoding PilZ domain-containing protein: MNITKEILEWLKVSSIAIRKDGADIMSFLTRFTSEIWTLTMLQKHDFLQNEKISVQINFTDGESEEFIATVIESGEDFCDIRISGSEKKEKTAAFISALENLDEKYIKYGRRKEERIEIGKRNSEKFGLSYPEQTVFVNGIKKQQPCAVVDASIHGICIITPCTDQRMRDCDSFNVMLNFVNPEQTIVLKCHKVHAQLKKTESKIYARISCQLLEPIHFAWKERVIKLLESEKNL; this comes from the coding sequence ATGAATATAACTAAAGAAATTCTTGAGTGGCTCAAAGTGTCGTCAATAGCCATCAGAAAAGACGGTGCGGACATAATGAGCTTTCTTACAAGATTCACTTCTGAAATCTGGACGCTTACAATGCTACAGAAGCACGACTTCCTGCAAAACGAGAAAATTTCAGTCCAGATAAACTTCACGGACGGAGAGAGCGAAGAATTTATTGCGACGGTCATTGAATCTGGCGAGGACTTCTGCGATATAAGAATTTCAGGCTCGGAGAAAAAAGAAAAGACTGCCGCGTTTATTTCAGCCCTTGAGAACCTTGACGAGAAATACATAAAATACGGACGCAGAAAGGAAGAGCGCATTGAAATCGGAAAGAGAAATTCTGAAAAGTTCGGGCTTTCATATCCTGAGCAGACAGTCTTTGTGAACGGAATAAAAAAGCAGCAGCCGTGCGCTGTTGTTGACGCGAGCATCCACGGAATCTGTATAATCACGCCTTGCACCGACCAGAGAATGAGGGACTGCGACAGCTTCAATGTGATGCTGAATTTCGTCAACCCGGAGCAGACAATCGTTTTAAAATGCCATAAAGTCCACGCCCAGTTGAAGAAAACTGAAAGCAAAATCTACGCAAGAATCTCATGCCAGCTGCTTGAACCGATTCATTTTGCCTGGAAAGAACGTGTCATAAAACTGCTTGAATCCGAAAAGAACTTGTAA